A region of Pseudomonas saponiphila DNA encodes the following proteins:
- a CDS encoding ABC transporter six-transmembrane domain-containing protein — protein MPAVTPLIAVDPRQKIGQQSAGQTLKAIARAYPGKLFGTLSLVALENALLLAYPLFAGFAVDSILRGDNAHALVYALVVLGFWVVGAARRAVDTRTFTRIYADLAVPVILNQRLQQQDTSTAAARVVLAREFVDFFEKHVPTIATALVSIVGAAVMLLVIEPWIGLACLAALLLCVTLLPRFARRNQQLHERLNNRLEKEVGLVAKVGAVSLQRHYRLLSRLRIGLSDREATAYLLLGAVAALLFVIAISQLALAPEVKAGHVYAVMTYLWTFVSSVDEAPTMVDQLARLRDIGKRVDPGLAESAEPR, from the coding sequence ATGCCCGCCGTCACCCCACTCATTGCCGTGGATCCCAGGCAGAAAATCGGCCAACAGTCCGCTGGCCAGACCCTCAAAGCCATCGCCAGGGCCTACCCGGGCAAGCTGTTCGGCACCTTGTCCCTGGTGGCCCTGGAGAACGCCCTGTTGCTGGCCTATCCGCTGTTCGCCGGCTTCGCGGTGGACTCGATCCTGCGCGGCGACAACGCCCATGCGCTGGTCTACGCCCTGGTGGTGCTGGGCTTCTGGGTAGTGGGCGCGGCGCGGCGGGCAGTGGACACCCGTACCTTCACCCGCATCTACGCGGATCTGGCGGTACCGGTGATCCTCAATCAGCGCCTGCAACAGCAGGACACATCAACCGCTGCGGCGCGGGTGGTGCTGGCCCGGGAGTTCGTCGACTTCTTCGAAAAGCACGTGCCGACCATCGCCACGGCTCTGGTGTCGATCGTCGGCGCCGCGGTGATGCTGCTGGTGATCGAACCCTGGATCGGCCTCGCCTGCCTCGCGGCGCTGTTGTTGTGCGTGACCCTGCTGCCGCGCTTTGCCCGACGCAACCAGCAACTGCACGAACGCCTGAACAACCGGCTGGAAAAGGAAGTCGGCCTGGTGGCCAAGGTCGGTGCCGTCTCGCTACAGCGCCACTATCGCCTGCTGTCGCGGCTGCGCATCGGCCTCTCGGACCGGGAAGCGACAGCCTATCTCTTGCTTGGCGCGGTCGCGGCGCTGTTGTTCGTCATCGCCATCAGCCAGCTGGCGCTGGCGCCCGAGGTCAAGGCCGGCCACGTGTATGCGGTGATGACCTACCTGTGGACCTTCGTCAGCAGCGTCGATGAGGCACCCACTATGGTCGACCAGCTGGCGCGCCTGCGGGATATCGGCAAGCGCGTGGATCCGGGGCTCGCCGAGTCCGCCGAGCCTCGGTAA
- a CDS encoding methyl-accepting chemotaxis protein yields the protein MSQPRARIASQLGLALALILALVISGSTLFALRSLDSANLDTREEHLASEARLLADQLNTFHGSLRESTQRLSGLFENRFSSGLSLHPEQPVSVAGVQTPGLQLGDVVLNNNFEEVDEFKQMTAGVATLFVRSGDDFIRVSTSLSKQDGSRAIGTLLDHAHPAYQKLMAGQGYVGRALLFERFYMTQYTPVMDHAGKVIAVLFVGFDYTDAQNAQFANLKRFRIGQSGSLALLDEQNKWLVPPAGVQDLDQAAQVMATAAKEPGKGRFWSDQGEDFYSLAVPFAGGPWSVVASMPKAEIRAVTWSVGLRLVIGSLLAMLLAVGATVWLLRSKLAPLSDLVRQAQALGGGDLSARLNVSSHDEIGQLARSFNQMGEALSTMVEHIRRSAAEVNGRAQALSGLSSGAYEGMEQQSGEITSMAGAVEEFSATSLNIADNMGSTQRLAQDNAEQTHIGLESMQQASASLEQIAGALNSTATVINTLGQRSQEIGGIVGVITAIADQTNLLALNAAIEAARAGEQGRGFAVVADEVRNLASRTREATDEISQMINSIQQETGNAIETMEQGNRLMQEGLSRNANVASALALIDEQSRSAGEQFAAITTATQEQSSTATVLSSNLQSIAQANSEQREVVSNLALTARELETLAADLRQEVDRFR from the coding sequence ATGTCCCAACCCCGTGCCCGGATAGCCTCTCAGCTAGGGCTTGCCCTTGCCCTGATACTTGCCCTGGTGATCAGCGGCAGCACTCTGTTTGCCCTGCGCTCGCTGGATTCGGCGAACCTCGATACGCGGGAGGAGCATCTGGCCAGTGAAGCGCGTCTGCTGGCCGACCAGCTCAACACCTTCCACGGCAGCCTGCGCGAGAGCACCCAACGCCTCAGCGGCCTGTTCGAAAACCGCTTCAGCAGCGGCCTGAGCCTGCATCCCGAGCAACCGGTGAGCGTGGCCGGGGTCCAGACCCCGGGCCTGCAGTTGGGGGACGTGGTGCTGAACAACAACTTCGAGGAAGTGGACGAGTTCAAGCAGATGACCGCCGGGGTGGCGACCCTGTTCGTGCGCAGCGGCGATGACTTCATCCGGGTCAGCACCTCCTTGAGCAAGCAGGACGGCAGTCGGGCCATCGGCACCCTGCTCGATCATGCCCACCCGGCCTATCAGAAACTCATGGCGGGCCAGGGCTATGTCGGTCGCGCCTTGCTCTTCGAACGCTTCTACATGACCCAGTACACCCCGGTCATGGATCATGCCGGCAAGGTCATCGCGGTACTGTTCGTCGGTTTCGACTACACCGATGCGCAGAATGCCCAGTTCGCCAATCTCAAGCGTTTTCGCATCGGCCAGAGCGGTTCCCTGGCCCTGCTGGACGAGCAGAACAAATGGCTGGTGCCGCCAGCCGGTGTGCAGGATCTGGATCAGGCCGCGCAGGTCATGGCCACAGCAGCGAAAGAGCCGGGCAAGGGCCGCTTCTGGAGCGATCAGGGCGAGGATTTCTACAGCCTGGCGGTACCCTTTGCCGGTGGCCCCTGGTCGGTGGTGGCCAGCATGCCCAAGGCCGAGATCCGCGCGGTGACCTGGAGCGTGGGGCTTCGCCTGGTGATCGGCAGCCTGCTGGCGATGCTGCTGGCGGTGGGGGCCACGGTCTGGCTGCTGCGCAGCAAGCTGGCGCCCTTGAGCGATCTGGTGCGCCAGGCCCAGGCTCTGGGCGGCGGCGACCTGAGCGCGCGGCTGAATGTCTCCAGCCACGACGAAATCGGCCAGCTGGCCCGCAGCTTCAACCAGATGGGCGAAGCCCTGTCGACCATGGTCGAGCACATTCGCCGTTCCGCCGCCGAGGTCAATGGCCGGGCCCAGGCTTTGTCCGGTCTGTCCAGCGGCGCCTATGAAGGCATGGAGCAACAGTCCGGCGAGATCACCAGCATGGCCGGGGCGGTGGAGGAGTTCAGCGCCACTTCACTGAACATTGCCGACAACATGGGCAGCACCCAGCGTCTGGCTCAGGACAACGCCGAGCAGACCCATATCGGCCTCGAATCCATGCAGCAGGCTTCGGCGTCCCTGGAGCAGATTGCTGGGGCCCTCAACAGCACGGCCACGGTGATCAATACCCTGGGCCAGCGCTCCCAGGAGATTGGCGGGATTGTCGGGGTGATCACCGCCATTGCCGATCAGACCAACCTGCTGGCCCTCAACGCTGCCATCGAGGCCGCGCGTGCCGGCGAGCAGGGGCGCGGCTTTGCCGTGGTCGCCGATGAGGTGCGCAACCTGGCGTCGCGCACCCGCGAGGCTACTGATGAAATTTCGCAGATGATCAACAGCATCCAGCAGGAAACCGGCAACGCCATCGAAACCATGGAACAGGGCAACCGCTTGATGCAGGAGGGCTTGTCGCGCAACGCCAATGTCGCCTCGGCCCTGGCCCTGATCGACGAGCAAAGCCGCAGCGCCGGCGAGCAGTTCGCTGCCATCACCACCGCGACTCAGGAACAGAGCAGCACTGCCACGGTGCTCAGCAGCAACCTGCAGAGCATTGCCCAGGCCAACAGCGAGCAGCGTGAAGTGGTGTCCAACCTGGCGCTCACCGCCCGTGAGCTGGAAACCCTGGCCGCTGACCTGCGCCAGGAGGTCGACCGCTTCCGCTGA
- a CDS encoding LysR substrate-binding domain-containing protein yields the protein MSRRLPPLYALRAFEAAARHSSFTRAAEELSITQSAVSRHIRTLEDHFACRLFQRSGRNLQLTEAARLLLPGIREGFGALERACNTLRAEDDILRMKAPSTLTMRWLLARLSRFRHLQPGNEVQLTSAWMDVDSVDFNQEPFDCAVLLSNGHFPPDWEASYLFPELLIPVGAPNLLNDQPWDVARLAATELLHPTPDRRDWRSWLEHMGLTDQVSLKGGQVFDTLELGMIAAARGYGVSMGDLLMVAEDVAQGRLSLPWPTAVASGLNYYLVWPKTRPGGERLRRLSDFLQGEVQAMQLPEVERLG from the coding sequence ATGTCTCGTCGTTTGCCTCCTCTGTATGCCTTGCGTGCCTTTGAAGCGGCGGCACGCCACAGCTCGTTCACCCGTGCCGCCGAAGAACTGTCGATTACCCAAAGCGCGGTCAGCCGGCATATCCGTACCCTGGAGGATCACTTCGCCTGTCGGCTGTTCCAGCGCAGCGGGCGCAACCTGCAACTGACCGAGGCGGCGCGCCTGTTGTTGCCGGGGATCCGCGAAGGCTTCGGCGCCCTGGAGCGGGCCTGCAATACCTTGCGGGCCGAAGACGACATCCTGCGCATGAAGGCGCCCTCGACCCTGACCATGCGCTGGCTGCTGGCACGGCTCAGCCGCTTCCGCCACCTGCAGCCGGGCAACGAGGTACAGCTCACCAGTGCCTGGATGGACGTGGACTCGGTGGATTTCAATCAGGAACCCTTCGACTGCGCGGTGTTGCTGAGCAATGGCCACTTTCCTCCGGACTGGGAAGCCAGCTACCTGTTCCCCGAGCTGTTGATCCCGGTGGGGGCGCCGAACCTGCTTAACGACCAGCCCTGGGATGTGGCGCGGCTGGCCGCCACCGAGCTCTTGCACCCCACGCCGGACCGCCGTGACTGGCGCAGCTGGCTGGAGCACATGGGGCTTACCGATCAGGTGTCGCTCAAGGGCGGGCAGGTGTTCGACACCCTGGAGCTGGGGATGATCGCGGCGGCGCGGGGCTATGGCGTGTCCATGGGCGATTTGCTGATGGTGGCCGAGGATGTGGCCCAGGGCCGCCTGAGCCTGCCCTGGCCGACAGCGGTGGCCAGTGGCCTGAATTACTATCTGGTGTGGCCCAAGACCCGGCCCGGGGGTGAACGTTTGCGGCGTCTCAGCGATTTTCTCCAGGGCGAGGTCCAGGCCATGCAATTGCCCGAGGTAGAGCGCCTCGGCTGA
- a CDS encoding NorM family multidrug efflux MATE transporter produces MQHPARTELWAILRLAGPLIASQLAHMLMVLTDTLMMARISPEALAGGSLGAASYSFISIFCIGVIAAVGTLVAIRQGAGDIQGVARLTQAGLWLAWLMALVAGLLLWNLKPLLLLFGQTPSNVQAASQFLLILPFALPGYLSFMALRGFTSAIGRATPVMVISLAGTVANFLLNYALITGMFGLPKLGLVGIGLVTAIVANCMALALAWHIKRHPAYAAYPLRRGLARLNTQYLRELWRLGLPIGGTYAVESGLFAFAALCMGTMGSTQLAAHQIALQIVSMAFMVPAGISYAITMRIGQHYGAGQLPDARLAGRVGIAFGAVAMLGFAMVFWLLPNQLIGLFLDHNDPAFAEVIRLAVNLLAVAAWFELFDGTQTIAMGAIRGLKDAKTTFLVGLGCYWLIGAPAAWLMAFTLAWGPTGVWWGLALGLACAAISLTLAFEWRMHRMIKREPRVATVSLSAGATE; encoded by the coding sequence ATGCAGCATCCAGCACGCACCGAACTCTGGGCCATCCTGCGGTTGGCAGGGCCGTTGATCGCCTCGCAACTGGCGCACATGCTGATGGTCCTCACCGACACCCTGATGATGGCCCGCATCAGCCCCGAGGCCCTGGCCGGCGGCAGCCTGGGGGCAGCCAGCTATTCCTTTATCTCGATCTTCTGCATCGGCGTGATTGCCGCCGTGGGCACGCTGGTAGCGATTCGCCAGGGCGCCGGCGACATCCAAGGTGTCGCACGTCTGACCCAGGCCGGCCTGTGGCTGGCCTGGCTGATGGCCCTGGTGGCGGGACTGCTGCTGTGGAACCTCAAACCGCTGCTGTTGCTGTTCGGTCAGACCCCGAGCAACGTCCAGGCTGCCAGCCAGTTCCTGCTGATCCTGCCATTCGCCCTGCCCGGCTACCTGAGTTTCATGGCCCTGCGCGGTTTTACCAGCGCCATCGGCCGGGCAACTCCGGTGATGGTCATCAGCCTGGCGGGGACCGTGGCCAACTTCCTGCTCAACTACGCGCTGATCACCGGCATGTTCGGCCTGCCAAAACTGGGATTGGTGGGGATCGGCCTGGTGACCGCCATCGTCGCCAACTGCATGGCCCTGGCCCTGGCCTGGCACATCAAGCGCCATCCGGCCTATGCCGCTTACCCGCTGCGCCGGGGCCTGGCCCGCTTGAATACCCAGTACCTGAGGGAGCTGTGGCGCCTGGGCCTGCCCATTGGCGGCACCTATGCCGTGGAATCCGGGTTATTCGCCTTTGCCGCGCTGTGCATGGGCACCATGGGCAGCACCCAGTTGGCGGCGCACCAGATCGCCCTACAGATCGTGTCGATGGCGTTCATGGTTCCAGCGGGCATCTCCTACGCCATCACCATGCGCATCGGCCAGCATTACGGTGCCGGGCAACTGCCCGATGCGCGGCTGGCCGGGCGGGTGGGCATCGCCTTCGGCGCGGTGGCGATGCTCGGGTTCGCCATGGTCTTCTGGCTGCTGCCAAACCAGTTGATCGGACTGTTCCTCGACCACAACGACCCGGCATTCGCCGAGGTGATCCGGCTGGCGGTGAATTTGCTGGCGGTGGCGGCCTGGTTCGAGCTGTTCGATGGCACCCAGACCATCGCCATGGGCGCGATTCGCGGCCTCAAGGACGCCAAGACCACCTTCCTGGTGGGGTTGGGCTGCTACTGGCTGATCGGCGCGCCTGCGGCCTGGCTGATGGCCTTTACCCTGGCCTGGGGACCGACCGGTGTCTGGTGGGGACTGGCTCTGGGCCTGGCCTGTGCGGCCATTAGCCTGACCCTGGCGTTCGAATGGCGGATGCACCGCATGATCAAGCGCGAGCCCCGAGTCGCGACCGTGAGCCTGTCGGCCGGCGCGACGGAGTGA
- a CDS encoding putative bifunctional diguanylate cyclase/phosphodiesterase produces the protein MSKPVEPLRLLLLAEEPVWTALLRECVAPLGDSVVLISAPNWESVSRLFEDDRHAVLLTIAQLQPGPGRCSLPTILLLDQEPEVAPVGVSDWLVGSCLSTDALRRCLRHVRERGVLETTLQRLAEQDPLTGIANRQGFQTLLAARLAENDGRGLALGHLDLDNFRHANDALGHQAGDRLILQVVSRLKSQLEAGDQLARLGSDEFALLIDTRRAPQRAEWMAERITEAMAEPYWVDGESLLIGCSLGIAHARANAGADPLMWHAHIAMQQAKSTQGCTFHIFNERINRNARSLADLESELRRALRRDELELHYQPRLNLHDGKIVGLEALVRWRHGERGLLPPSEFVPLAEQSGLIVPLGYWVISRALRDMQALRERGLPPLHMAVNLSFRQFQDSQLLSTLSRLITERGVEAQWLEFELTETAVMRRSDLVKQTMDALGRLGVRFSLDDFGTGFSSFVHLNSLPITLLKVDRSFVGGMEQREENRKLVHAMINLAHNLNLDVVAEGVETAEQLALLRGFGCDQVQGYLISKPLPLAQLMDYLTFGSSLQSLQDGSA, from the coding sequence TTGTCTAAGCCTGTCGAACCCTTGCGTTTGCTGCTACTGGCCGAAGAGCCTGTGTGGACAGCGTTGTTGCGTGAGTGTGTCGCTCCGTTGGGAGACTCGGTGGTATTGATCAGTGCTCCCAACTGGGAGTCGGTCAGCCGTTTGTTTGAAGATGATCGCCATGCGGTCCTGTTGACCATTGCGCAACTGCAGCCCGGTCCCGGGCGTTGCAGCCTGCCGACCATCCTGTTGCTGGACCAGGAGCCCGAAGTGGCCCCGGTGGGCGTCAGCGACTGGTTGGTGGGTTCCTGCCTGAGCACCGATGCCTTGCGCCGTTGCCTGCGCCACGTGCGCGAACGCGGCGTGCTGGAAACGACCCTGCAGCGCCTGGCCGAGCAGGACCCCCTGACCGGCATCGCCAACCGCCAGGGTTTCCAGACCCTGCTGGCTGCGCGTCTGGCGGAAAACGACGGTCGCGGCCTGGCCCTGGGCCATCTGGACCTGGACAACTTTCGCCACGCCAACGACGCTCTCGGTCATCAGGCCGGCGACCGGCTGATCCTGCAGGTGGTTTCGCGGCTCAAGAGTCAGTTGGAGGCCGGTGATCAACTGGCCCGCCTGGGCAGCGACGAATTCGCCTTGCTCATCGACACCCGCCGTGCGCCCCAGCGTGCCGAGTGGATGGCCGAACGCATCACCGAAGCCATGGCCGAGCCTTACTGGGTCGACGGTGAAAGCCTGTTGATCGGCTGCAGCCTGGGAATCGCCCATGCCCGGGCCAATGCTGGCGCCGACCCGTTGATGTGGCATGCGCATATCGCCATGCAGCAGGCCAAGAGCACCCAGGGCTGCACCTTTCATATCTTCAACGAGCGGATCAACCGCAACGCCCGTAGCCTCGCCGACCTGGAAAGCGAACTGCGCCGGGCCTTGCGCCGTGACGAACTGGAGCTGCATTACCAGCCCCGGTTGAACCTGCACGATGGCAAGATCGTCGGCCTAGAAGCCCTGGTGCGCTGGCGCCACGGCGAGCGCGGCTTGCTGCCACCCAGCGAGTTCGTGCCCCTGGCCGAGCAGAGCGGGCTGATCGTGCCCCTGGGCTACTGGGTGATTTCCCGTGCCCTGCGGGACATGCAGGCCCTGCGCGAGCGCGGGCTGCCGCCGCTGCACATGGCGGTCAACCTGTCGTTCCGCCAGTTCCAGGACAGTCAGTTGCTCTCGACCCTGAGCCGGCTGATTACCGAGCGCGGCGTCGAGGCCCAGTGGCTGGAGTTCGAGCTGACGGAAACCGCCGTGATGCGCCGCAGTGACTTGGTGAAACAGACCATGGATGCCCTCGGGCGCCTGGGGGTGCGTTTTTCCCTGGACGACTTCGGCACCGGGTTCTCCTCTTTCGTTCACCTCAACAGCCTGCCGATCACCCTGCTCAAGGTCGACCGGAGCTTTGTCGGCGGCATGGAGCAGCGGGAGGAGAACCGCAAGCTGGTGCACGCCATGATCAACCTGGCCCACAACCTCAACCTGGATGTGGTGGCCGAAGGCGTGGAAACCGCAGAGCAACTGGCGTTGCTGCGGGGCTTTGGCTGCGATCAGGTCCAGGGCTACCTGATCAGCAAGCCGTTGCCCCTGGCGCAACTGATGGACTACCTGACCTTTGGCAGCAGCCTGCAGTCGTTGCAGGACGGCAGCGCCTGA
- the rep gene encoding DNA helicase Rep — protein MSRLNPRQQEAVNYVGGPLLVLAGAGSGKTSVITRKIAHLIQNCGIRAQYIVAMTFTNKAAREMKERVGTLLRAGEGRGLTVSTFHNLGLNIIRKEHARLGYKPGFSIFDETDVKALMTDIMQKEYSGDDGVDEIKNMIGAWKNDLILPAQALENARNPKEQTAAIVYTHYQRTLKAFNAVDFDDLILLPVKLFEEHADILEKWQNKVRYLLVDEYQDTNASQYLLVKMLIGKRNQFTVVGDDDQSIYAWRGARPENLMLLKEDYPSLKVVMLEQNYRSTSRILRCANVLISNNPHEFEKQLWSEMGHGDEIRVIRCRNEDAEAERVAMEILSLHLRTDRPYSDFAILYRGNYQAKLIELKLQHHQVPYRLSGGNSFFGRQEVKDLMAYFRLIVNPDDDNAFLRVINVPRREIGSTTLEKLGNYATERKISMYAATDEIGLGEHLDSRFTDRLARFKRFMDRVREQCAGEDPISALRSMVMDIDYENWLRTNSSSDKAADYRMGNVWFLIEALKNTLEKDEDGEMTVEDAIGKLVLRDMLERQQEEEEGAEGVQMMTLHASKGLEFPYVFIMGMEEEILPHRSSIEADTIEEERRLAYVGITRARQTLAFTFAAKRKQYGEIIDCAPSRFLDELPPDDLAWEGNDDTPTEVKAVRGNSALADIRAMLKR, from the coding sequence ATGTCCCGACTCAATCCCCGGCAGCAAGAAGCCGTGAACTATGTCGGCGGCCCTCTTTTGGTGCTCGCCGGTGCTGGCTCCGGCAAGACCAGCGTGATCACCCGCAAGATTGCCCACCTGATCCAGAACTGCGGTATCCGCGCCCAGTACATCGTCGCCATGACCTTTACCAACAAGGCCGCGCGAGAAATGAAGGAACGGGTCGGCACCCTGCTGCGCGCCGGCGAAGGCCGCGGCCTGACGGTGTCGACCTTCCACAACCTGGGCCTGAACATCATCCGCAAGGAGCATGCGCGGCTGGGCTACAAACCGGGCTTCTCGATCTTCGACGAAACCGACGTCAAGGCCCTGATGACCGACATCATGCAGAAGGAGTATTCCGGGGACGACGGCGTCGACGAGATCAAGAACATGATCGGCGCGTGGAAGAACGACCTGATCCTGCCCGCCCAAGCCCTGGAAAATGCCCGCAACCCCAAGGAACAGACCGCGGCCATCGTCTACACCCACTACCAGCGCACGCTCAAGGCGTTCAACGCGGTGGACTTCGACGACCTGATCCTGCTGCCGGTGAAGCTGTTCGAAGAACACGCCGACATCCTGGAAAAATGGCAGAACAAGGTGCGCTACCTGCTGGTGGACGAATACCAGGACACCAACGCCAGCCAGTACCTGCTGGTGAAAATGCTCATCGGCAAGCGCAACCAGTTCACCGTGGTGGGCGACGACGACCAGTCGATCTACGCCTGGCGCGGCGCGCGGCCGGAAAACCTGATGCTGCTCAAGGAGGACTACCCGTCCCTGAAAGTGGTGATGCTGGAGCAGAACTACCGCTCCACCAGCCGCATCCTGCGCTGCGCCAACGTGCTGATCTCGAACAATCCCCACGAGTTCGAAAAGCAGCTGTGGAGCGAAATGGGCCACGGCGACGAGATCCGCGTGATCCGCTGCCGCAACGAAGATGCCGAGGCCGAGCGAGTGGCCATGGAGATCCTCAGCCTGCACTTGCGCACCGACCGGCCCTACAGCGATTTCGCCATTCTTTACCGGGGCAACTACCAGGCCAAGCTGATCGAACTCAAGCTGCAGCACCATCAGGTGCCCTATCGCCTGTCCGGCGGCAACAGCTTCTTCGGACGCCAGGAAGTCAAGGACCTGATGGCCTACTTCCGCCTGATCGTGAACCCGGACGATGACAACGCCTTCCTGCGGGTGATCAACGTGCCGCGCCGGGAAATCGGCTCCACGACCCTGGAAAAACTCGGCAACTACGCCACCGAGCGCAAGATCTCGATGTATGCCGCCACCGATGAGATCGGCCTGGGCGAACACCTGGACAGCCGCTTCACCGATCGCCTGGCGCGCTTCAAGCGCTTCATGGACCGGGTCCGTGAACAATGCGCCGGCGAAGACCCGATCTCCGCCCTGCGCAGCATGGTCATGGACATCGACTACGAGAACTGGCTGCGCACCAACAGCTCCAGCGACAAGGCCGCGGACTACCGGATGGGCAACGTCTGGTTCCTGATCGAGGCCTTGAAGAACACCCTGGAAAAAGACGAAGACGGCGAAATGACCGTCGAGGACGCCATCGGCAAGCTGGTCCTGCGGGACATGCTGGAACGCCAGCAGGAAGAGGAAGAAGGCGCCGAGGGTGTTCAGATGATGACCTTGCATGCCTCCAAGGGCCTGGAATTTCCCTACGTGTTCATCATGGGCATGGAAGAGGAAATCCTTCCCCACCGCTCCAGCATCGAAGCCGACACCATCGAGGAAGAACGGCGCCTGGCCTACGTGGGCATCACCCGCGCGCGCCAGACCCTGGCCTTCACCTTTGCCGCCAAGCGCAAGCAGTACGGTGAAATCATCGACTGCGCGCCCAGCCGCTTCCTCGATGAACTGCCCCCGGACGATCTCGCCTGGGAAGGCAACGACGACACGCCGACCGAAGTCAAAGCCGTTCGCGGCAATAGCGCTTTGGCGGATATACGCGCGATGTTAAAGCGCTAA
- a CDS encoding xanthine phosphoribosyltransferase yields the protein MEALHKKIREEGIVLSDQVLKVDAFLNHQIDPQLMKLIGDEFATLFKDSGITKIVTIEASGIAPAIMTGLNLGVPVIFARKHQSLTLTENLLSATVYSFTKQVESTVAISPRHLTSSDRVLIIDDFLANGKASQALISIIKQAGATVAGLGIVIEKSFQGGRAELDAQGYRVESLARVKSLAGGVVTFIE from the coding sequence GTGGAAGCACTGCACAAGAAAATTCGCGAAGAAGGCATCGTGCTTTCCGATCAAGTACTGAAAGTCGACGCCTTTCTGAACCATCAGATCGATCCGCAGTTGATGAAGCTGATCGGCGACGAATTCGCCACGCTGTTCAAGGATTCGGGCATCACCAAGATCGTCACCATCGAAGCCTCGGGGATTGCCCCGGCCATCATGACCGGCCTCAATCTGGGCGTACCGGTGATCTTCGCCCGCAAGCACCAGTCCCTGACCCTGACCGAGAACCTGCTGTCGGCCACCGTGTACTCCTTCACCAAACAGGTGGAAAGCACCGTGGCCATCTCGCCGCGGCACCTGACCAGCAGCGACCGCGTGCTGATCATCGACGACTTCCTGGCCAACGGTAAGGCGTCCCAGGCGCTGATCTCGATCATCAAGCAGGCCGGCGCCACCGTGGCCGGCCTGGGCATCGTGATCGAGAAGTCCTTCCAGGGTGGCCGCGCCGAACTGGACGCCCAAGGCTACCGCGTGGAATCCCTGGCCCGGGTCAAATCCCTGGCTGGCGGCGTGGTCACCTTCATCGAATAA